In the genome of Colwellia sp. PAMC 21821, the window CGAAGTTCAGCATTACTCGAAAAGCTTCGTTAATATTCCAAATTGCCAAGGCGAAATAAACAATGCCAGTAAACCTGGAGTTTTAATGCTATTTATAAATCACCTATCTCGCTGTTAACTTTCTCGCTGTTAACTTTCTCGCTGTTAACTTTCTCGCTGTTAACTTTCTCGCTGTTAACTTTCTCGCTGTTAACTTTTCACGCGTTTAACCGCGGACAGCCACTTGTCATATAGAGAGTTACGCTGAGTGTCATCAATAGTTGGGGTAAAGCGTTTTCCGCAATGCCACATTTTAGCCAGTTCGTCAGTTGAGTTGAAAACCCCTGCTTTAAGTCCTGCTAAATAAGCGACACCTAATGCTGTGGTTTCAATAATTTCTGGTCTATCGACTGTCGCCCCTAAAATATTAGAAAGAAAACTGAGTAACCAGTTGTTAGCCACCATGCCGCCATCAACACGAATTAAAGTAGGCCTAAGACCATCATTCTCCATTGCTTTTTGTAAGTCTTTGGTTTGATAACAAACAGATTGCAGACCAGCGGTAACAATTTCATTAATGCCAGAATCACGTGTTAGTCCTAATATGGCGCCTCGCGCATTTGGATCCCAATAAGGTGCGCCTAAGCCGGTAAATGCTGGCACAAGAAATACACCATGATCCAAAGGCATTTTTTCAGCAATTGACTCTGTCTCGCAGGCAGAGCCTATTAACTTTAAGCCGTCTCTTATCCATTGAATCGTAGCCCCAGCCATGAAAATACTGCCTTCAATAGCGTAAGTTGGTTTACCATTTAAGCGGTAGGCAACCGTTGTTAATAATTTGTTTTTTGATTTAAGCGCCCTGCTACCAGTATTTAACATTAAGAAGCAACCGGTACCATAAGTGCTTTTTGCCATGCCTTCATCGAAACATGCTTGGCCGAATAGTGCCGCTTGCTGATCACCTGCCACACCTAAAATGGGAATTTCGCTGCCAAGAAGAACACTGTCGACATGGCCAAAATTATCTGAAGAATCCATGACTTGGGGTAACATAGCCGCTGGAATATTGAATAACTCTAGTAGTTCTTGATCCCATACTTGCTCATGAATGTTAAATATCATGGTACGAGAAGCATTGGTCGCATCTGTTCTGTGCACCTTCCCGCCAGTAAGGTGCCATAACAAAAAGCTATCAACGGTACCAAACGCTAGTTCACCGTTCTCGGCTTTTTCTTGTGCACCTTCGACATTATCAAGAATCCATCGAATTTTAGTTGCTGAAAAATAGGGATCGAGCAATAAGCCTGTTTTATTATTAATAATCGTTTCTATATGCGGTGAGGATATTGACTGACAATAATCTGATGTACGTCTGTCTTGCCAAACAATAGCATTATATAAAGGCTCACCCGTATTACGATCCCACACCAAAGTCGTTTCCCTTTGGTTGGTAATACCTATGGCAATGACCTCAGTTGCTAGAACGTTATTATCAGCAAGCACTTTACGACACGTACGCAAAACAGTTTGCCAAATATCACTAGGGTTATGTTCTACCCAGCCATCTTGTGGAAAATATTGTTCAAATTCTTCTTGAGCTGTGGCATGTATTTTACCTAGCTTAGTAAAAAGCATCGCTCTTGAGCTTGTAGTGCCTTGATCAATGGCTAATAAATATTTCAACATAGCTCCTATTTATCTTACTTAATAATTAAACATTATTCGATAATGCCCATCCATTTCGAAATTGGCAACCATTATTTTCATTTTCGAACATTTGAGCAAAACAATTAATTTTGGAAACCATCTAATATGTGGGATAATTTTCATTTGTTGTAAATTATAAATTAGAGGTAGCCTTTATGGCGCTAAACCAACGCCAAACTGAACTTATAGATCTCATTCATGAGAAAGGTTTTATTACCATAGATGAATTAGTTCAGATTTTTAAAGTTACGCCTCAAACAATACGCAGAGATCTTAATTCGCTTGCTCAATTAGGTGTAATAATTCGCCATCATGGCGGCGCTGAAAGTATTTCAACAACAGAGAATACCTCATACCAATCACGTAAAATTTTAAACTTAGAAGCTAAAGAAAGTATCGCAAAAGAGTTAGTAAAAATGATACCGAACGGCTCTTCATTGTTTATCAATATTGGTACAACCACAGAAACAATTGCTCGTGCTTTACTTAATCACAGTGCACTAAACATAGTAACTAACAACATACATGTAGCCACTATTTTATCGGCTAAGGAAGACTTTACCGTTATTATTGCTGCCGGCGAAGTGCGACATAGAGATGGCGGTATTATAGGTGAAGCGACTTGCGATTTTATGAGCCAATTCCAGATGGACTTTGGGATTATTGGTATCAGCGGTATCAGTAACGACGGTTCTTTACTCGACTTTGATCTAAGAGAAGTTAAGGTCGCACAAGCCATCATTAATAATTCAACTAATGTATTACTTGCAGCTGACCATTCTAAATTTGGCCGCAATGCTATGATCAAACAAGGTAACATAGCTCAAATCAATCACCTGTTTACCGATCAAGAGCCACCTGAAGCAATTAAAGAAATACTCAAAAACAATGCTATCGCTACGCATATAATTTAAATCCCCCCTTTTTCAAAATAATTTTCAATCAAAAATTTAGCTAATTAACAATTAGCTAGTTCTACTTTTACGTCTACAATAAACAGAAACTATAGAAATAAGAACAATTACACCTTGAAACGAACCTAAACGAACATTATAATCAAATAACGAACATCTTATTTATCATACAAAAATGATAAGGCGCATTCTATGAAAGAACAAAATAAAGTATTTGACGTTGCTGTTATTGGTGGTGGTATAAATGGTGCAGGTATAGCAGCTGATGCAGCAGGCAGAGGACTAAACGTTATTCTTTGTGAACAAAACGATCTTGCCTCCGCTACTTCATCTAACAGCAGTAAGCTTATTCATGGTGGTTTAAGATACTTAGAGCATTATGAATTTAATCTCGTTAAAAAAGCATTAGCTGAACGTGAAATTTTATTGAGAAATGCGCCTCATATTATTAAGCCATTAGTATTTCGTTTACCTCATCAGCGTCATTTAAGACCCTCTTGGCTGATCAGAATTGGCTTGTTTCTCTATGATAATTTAGCAAAACGAGTAACATTAAAAGCTTCAAGAGGTATTAAATTTAATGAAGATAGCCCTTTAGTTAGTACCATTACTAAGGGTTTTGAGTATTCAGACGGTTGGGTAGACGACGCGAGATTAGTTGTGCTAAATGCACTAGCGGCCAAAGATAATGGTGCCACAATAAAAACGCAAACCAAATGCATAAAAGCAATACGCGAAGATAATGTTTGGGTTATTACCCTTAAAGATCGTTTAAACGGTGACATTAATGTTATACGAGCTCGCAGTGTTGTTAACGCTTCTGGACCTTGGGTCGCTCAATTGTTTTCAGATGCCTTAACACTTAAATCACCTCAAAACATTAGGTTAGTTAAAGGTAGCCATATTGTAGTGCCGCGCATTCATGATCAACCAGAAGCGTATATGTTACAAAATGCTGATCAACGAATTGTTTTTGTTATTCCTTTTGAGGATGACTTTTCATTAATTGGCACAACCGATGTTGAATATAAAGGCGAACCATCTGATGTAAAAATATCAGACGAAGAAATTGACTACCTATTAAACATTACCAATGAGTATTTTAAGAAGAAAATATCAAGAGCAGATATTGTTACTACTTATTCGGGCGTAAGACCATTATTAGATGATGAATCAGTTAATGCGCAAGCCGTCACTCGCGATTACACACTTGAGCTAGAAGATATTGCTAAAAAAGCACCTATTCTTTCTATATTTGGTGGAAAGATAACAACTTATAGAAAGTTGGCCGAGGCAGCTGTTAACAAACTAAATCCGTATTTTTCTAATATGGGGCCTAAATGGACAGCTAAAAAAGCGTTACCCGGTGGAAATTTCGCTAATATAGGAATCTTAACCGAAGGGATTAAAATAGATTTCCCATGGTTACCACCTAGCTTGAGAACTCGATTTATTCGAAGCTATGGCACCAGAGTTTTCGCATTACTCAATAACATAGAAAGCATTGAAGCTATGGGCACTTGTTTTGGTGCTGATTTATACCAACAAGAAATTAACTTTTTAATTGAACATGAATGGGCTGTTGAAGTAGAAGATATTATATGGAGAAGAACTAAACGAGGTCTATATTTATCAACCGAGCAAATAGCTAATATACAAAAATATCTTGATGAACACCCTTCACTTGTTGCACGTAAGTCTGTTCATTCAGCAAAAGTTGCATAAACAGTTACAAAGTATTTTTGTGAAAATGTGATTAATAGATATCGAAAGATTGCATTGTTTTGCGTTACATTAAACATCAGGTGACTTTGCTATTTACGTAAACTAAATAGCAAAGTCATGCTCCACTTTTACTTATCGAAAATTAAGTTACTTTTAACACGTCCTTTTTCAATTCTGATCCAAATATGGCTAAATATAACTAATTTCTCAGTTATTCAAATAAAATCTCTGCTTAACTATTCTCAACCCCATTGTCTTTAATACCTATTTGATTAATTAAGTGATCTACTTTTTTATGAGTAAAATTAGAGTGTTCCAAGGCATAAAATTTATAATACCAAATGTAATAAGTTATTGACCAATTTTAAGCGAGGATAAATTGTTCAAGAATACATGTTTATTGTTCCAGACTAAACATAAGTACCTGCATATATGGACCCACTCCGTTTGCAAGACATTTAATCGTTATGTAAGAGAAAATCATTGCTCTCATATATCCGGCCTGTTTATGAAGGATTTTTACCTTCTGGCCCCGATGGTTGTTTGCGCTCACACTCCTCATCATCCCTCCGGCTTTTTTATTAGCCAATGCAGGTACCAGGTTTTGTGCAAGCCAGTCTGACTATCTTACCATCCGATTAATTTATCTTTTGCAACTGAAGTAAAAGGGTTTTACTGTTATCTCATCACTGAAACCAATCTAACTTGCTTCAGTTTTGAGCTTTATTTATATAGCCGGGCGATAACTTTCCCCCTTCGCCATTATTACCCAAGCCATTCTTGCTATTTTATTCGCCACAGCAACGCATGCTTTGTTGTGTCCTCGTCGGGATTTTAACGCTTGTGCCCACAAACTAAATCGGTCAGTTTTGTTTTCACTGTGCCTTAATACTGCCCGGGCCCCGTGGATGTATAGTGTTCTTAAATAACTATTACCGCGTTTACTTATACCGAGTAAGGTGGCCTTTCTACCCGTTGAATGCTGCCCAGGAACAAGCCCAAGCCATGCCGAAAAATGTCGACCATTTACAAAGTCTTTTCCATCTCCTGCAGCTGCATAAGTAGCGCTAGCTGTGATTGCTCCAATACCTAATATTTCATCTAAGCGAACACATATTTCATTTTCTTTATTCATCGTGTTTAAGCGAACTTCACACGCTTTAAACTTCACTTCTGTGACTTGAAATTCAAGCCATAACTCATTAAATATCTCCCGACTTAAATACGTTAACTCATTTGTCGCATCCTCTAAAATATCCGGCAGTTCATTGCGAATTGCAGAAATACCTTTATTGATGACAATGCCATATTCTCCTAACAAGCCTCGTATCTGACTTGCTAATGCTTTACGTTCTTTCTTTATGCGTTCACGTTGTCGATGGAAGTTTTGAATATCTTGTTGTTCTATCGATTTAATTGGCACAAACCTCATGGTCGGGCGTTGCGCTGCCTCTGCAATACCTTCGGCATCGTTATAATCATTTTTATTGCCTTTAACGAAGGGTTTTACATATTGAGGCGCAATAAGTTTTACTTGGTGCCCCAATTCAATAAATTTTCTAGCCCAGTAGTTCGCACTGCCACAAGCTTCCATTACAATTAGGCAAGGCTCTAATGTTGCCATGAAACTCAACACTTGTTTTCTTCTTAATTGTTTCTTTTTTACAAATCGCCCATTTTTATTCACAGCGAACATGTGAAAAATTGATTTTGCAATGTCTAAACCGATTGTAGTAATCTTCATGTTGATCCACTCCGCTTTTATAAATGATTGTTATCACTTTCATTTTGGCCCTAAAGAGGCCGGAAATAAAGTTGGAGTGGGTCCATACCATTATCCCTGCAGGCAAGGCGTTTGATTGATTAGGGCATGGATGCCCGTAAGTAGAACAATGCAGGAGCAATTGTCGAGTAATAGTGGGCTATTGGCATTGAAAACAACGCAGTTATTGACGATTTAAACCGCCTTAAAATGATCGATTATTTATTTCAATTGGTATAAGTAGTTACTCTACTTATAAATTTTATAACGCCGAAATTATTCATTTTAACTATTAAAAATGAACAGCTAATTAATCTACTTGCTATCAAGCCGCTAAAATAAATGTCATTGCATTTTTATTGCGCTTAAACACCTAGTCGGTTGTTCCATAACACCAGATTAATCACTTAAGTTACATAAAAAAAAGTTGCAATTTTGGTTGATTTTATTTATCTTATAAATAAGACTTATGAAAAAGGTTATCTATGAAAGTTTTAGTTACAGGCGGTACAGGTTATATAGGCAGTCATACATGTTTGGCATTACTTGAAGCCGGATTCACCCCTGTTATATATGATAATTTATCCAATTCTAGTATTAAGGTGTTAGATCAATTAAGCACGATCAGCAACCATACTTTTGATTTTATTGAAGGCGACATTGCTGACAGTAAAAAACTCAAAGATACTTTTAAGCAATACAACATCCAAGCGGTGTTTCATTTTGCATCGCTAAAAGCTGTAGGAGAATCTACAGAGCAGCCGCTGTCCTATTATCGCAATAACGTTGCAGGCACAGTCACATTACTTGAAAGCATGCAAAGCTGCGGCATTAATAAAATAATATTTAGTTCTTCTGCAACGGTTTACGGCGATCCTCAATATTTACCTATTGATGAGCTACATCCTATTTCGGCAACTAACCCTTATGGCTGGACCAAAGTCATGGTGGAACAGATTTTAGTTGATTGGTGTCAAACCAATGAGCAATATCTTGCCATTGCTTTACGTTACTTTAATCCTGTCGGCGCTCATCCAAGTGGTTTATTAGGTGAAAGTCCTAACGGTATACCTAATAACCTCATGCCTTTTATTGCTCAAACAGCGGTAGGTAAACGTGAATACGTCAGTATCTTTGGCAACGACTACAACACCAAAGATGGTACTGGTGTGCGAGACTACATTCATATTACCGACTTAGCCGCTGGACATGTTGCAGCATTCTTAACACACCAAAACGACACTGGCTCTCTAGTTTATAACTTAGGAACAGGTAAAGGTTATTCTGTTTTAGAAATAATCGATGCTTTTTCGGCCTCTGCAAACGTAAAGGTCGATTATCAGTTTGCGCCGCGACGTGCCGGTGATATTGCTAGTAATTATGCAGACGCGTCTCTAGCAAAAAATAAACTGGGTTGGACAGCACAACTTAATATTAAAGCGATGACTGACGACACTTGGCGTTGGCAATCGAAATACCCTAATGGTTTGGAATAATATAATGAACAATTTAGAATTTACTCATCGAAGAAAAAATCCCCTTACTGGCAGTTGGGTGTTAGTTTCTCCACACAGAAACAATCGCCCCTGGTTAGGTGCTACAGAAGCCGCCTCTGAAACAGAGTTACCCGTGTACGATGAAAATTGTCCATTATGTCCAGGAAATGAACGGGCAAAAAATGCTGCTAACCCTGATTACACCCACACTCATGTTTTTGTTAATGACTTTGGCGCGTTAACCGAAGAACCGAGTGAAGCACTACAAATTGCTGATGAGCAACACCCTTTATTTGAAGCCAATGTAGCCAATGGTGAATGTAGAGTTGTTTGTTTTTCTCCTGATCATAACAAATCATTGCCTGAACTAACGGTTACTGAAATTGAAGCTGTGGTTGATACTTGGCAATCAAACTATGTTGAATTGGCAAAAACTTATGCTTGCGTCAATATATTTGAAAATAAAGGCGCCGTTATGGGCTGCTCTCAGCCTCACCCTCATGGTCAAATATGGGCGCATGAACACCTATCAACTGAAATAGAAAAAGAAAATATCCAACAACAGGCTTATCAAGATAAGCATGGAAAATCATTATTGGCTGATTACGTTGAACATGAATCAGCTAAACAAGATCGCATTGTTGTAGAGAATGAACATTGGTTAGCTGTTGTACCTTTTTGGGCGGCATGGCCGTTTGAAACATTACTTATTGCCAAAGATGATATTCAGCATTTTGGTCAATTAAATGCACAACAAAAAAATAGTTTAGCGCAAGCAATACAAGAACTAACCATACGTTATGATAACGTGTTTAATTGCAGTTTTCCTTATTCAATGGGTTGGCACAATGCCCCAGCAAATGAAGAAAACAATAGCCATTGGCGTTTACATGCGCATTTTTATCCGCCACTATTGCGCTCTGCTACGGTAAAGAAACACATGGTTGGCTACGAAATGTTAGCTGAGAGCCAACGTGATTTAACGGCTGAAACAGCAGCTAATATATTACGTAAAGCGAGTACAACACATTACAAAAAGGAGCAGGCTTGTGGTAAATGATAACTTTAGTACAATTTTTGAAGAAATATATAAACAACCTGCTCAAGCAATGTCTTCAGCACCAGGACGAGTGAATTTAATAGGTGAGTTTACCGACTACAACAACGGTTTTGTTTTGCCTTGTGCATTAGAATTTTGTACTCGCATACTTTATAGAAAACGTAATGATAACAAAGTTGTGGTGCACTCTTTACACTACCCTGGTGAATCCGATGAATTCTTTCTAGACCAAGAAATAACCCGTGGCGAATCACAATGGGG includes:
- the glpD gene encoding glycerol-3-phosphate dehydrogenase, with amino-acid sequence MKEQNKVFDVAVIGGGINGAGIAADAAGRGLNVILCEQNDLASATSSNSSKLIHGGLRYLEHYEFNLVKKALAEREILLRNAPHIIKPLVFRLPHQRHLRPSWLIRIGLFLYDNLAKRVTLKASRGIKFNEDSPLVSTITKGFEYSDGWVDDARLVVLNALAAKDNGATIKTQTKCIKAIREDNVWVITLKDRLNGDINVIRARSVVNASGPWVAQLFSDALTLKSPQNIRLVKGSHIVVPRIHDQPEAYMLQNADQRIVFVIPFEDDFSLIGTTDVEYKGEPSDVKISDEEIDYLLNITNEYFKKKISRADIVTTYSGVRPLLDDESVNAQAVTRDYTLELEDIAKKAPILSIFGGKITTYRKLAEAAVNKLNPYFSNMGPKWTAKKALPGGNFANIGILTEGIKIDFPWLPPSLRTRFIRSYGTRVFALLNNIESIEAMGTCFGADLYQQEINFLIEHEWAVEVEDIIWRRTKRGLYLSTEQIANIQKYLDEHPSLVARKSVHSAKVA
- a CDS encoding IS110 family transposase, with the protein product MKITTIGLDIAKSIFHMFAVNKNGRFVKKKQLRRKQVLSFMATLEPCLIVMEACGSANYWARKFIELGHQVKLIAPQYVKPFVKGNKNDYNDAEGIAEAAQRPTMRFVPIKSIEQQDIQNFHRQRERIKKERKALASQIRGLLGEYGIVINKGISAIRNELPDILEDATNELTYLSREIFNELWLEFQVTEVKFKACEVRLNTMNKENEICVRLDEILGIGAITASATYAAAGDGKDFVNGRHFSAWLGLVPGQHSTGRKATLLGISKRGNSYLRTLYIHGARAVLRHSENKTDRFSLWAQALKSRRGHNKACVAVANKIARMAWVIMAKGESYRPAI
- the galE gene encoding UDP-glucose 4-epimerase GalE — encoded protein: MKVLVTGGTGYIGSHTCLALLEAGFTPVIYDNLSNSSIKVLDQLSTISNHTFDFIEGDIADSKKLKDTFKQYNIQAVFHFASLKAVGESTEQPLSYYRNNVAGTVTLLESMQSCGINKIIFSSSATVYGDPQYLPIDELHPISATNPYGWTKVMVEQILVDWCQTNEQYLAIALRYFNPVGAHPSGLLGESPNGIPNNLMPFIAQTAVGKREYVSIFGNDYNTKDGTGVRDYIHITDLAAGHVAAFLTHQNDTGSLVYNLGTGKGYSVLEIIDAFSASANVKVDYQFAPRRAGDIASNYADASLAKNKLGWTAQLNIKAMTDDTWRWQSKYPNGLE
- the glpK gene encoding glycerol kinase GlpK translates to MLKYLLAIDQGTTSSRAMLFTKLGKIHATAQEEFEQYFPQDGWVEHNPSDIWQTVLRTCRKVLADNNVLATEVIAIGITNQRETTLVWDRNTGEPLYNAIVWQDRRTSDYCQSISSPHIETIINNKTGLLLDPYFSATKIRWILDNVEGAQEKAENGELAFGTVDSFLLWHLTGGKVHRTDATNASRTMIFNIHEQVWDQELLELFNIPAAMLPQVMDSSDNFGHVDSVLLGSEIPILGVAGDQQAALFGQACFDEGMAKSTYGTGCFLMLNTGSRALKSKNKLLTTVAYRLNGKPTYAIEGSIFMAGATIQWIRDGLKLIGSACETESIAEKMPLDHGVFLVPAFTGLGAPYWDPNARGAILGLTRDSGINEIVTAGLQSVCYQTKDLQKAMENDGLRPTLIRVDGGMVANNWLLSFLSNILGATVDRPEIIETTALGVAYLAGLKAGVFNSTDELAKMWHCGKRFTPTIDDTQRNSLYDKWLSAVKRVKS
- a CDS encoding UDP-glucose--hexose-1-phosphate uridylyltransferase is translated as MNNLEFTHRRKNPLTGSWVLVSPHRNNRPWLGATEAASETELPVYDENCPLCPGNERAKNAANPDYTHTHVFVNDFGALTEEPSEALQIADEQHPLFEANVANGECRVVCFSPDHNKSLPELTVTEIEAVVDTWQSNYVELAKTYACVNIFENKGAVMGCSQPHPHGQIWAHEHLSTEIEKENIQQQAYQDKHGKSLLADYVEHESAKQDRIVVENEHWLAVVPFWAAWPFETLLIAKDDIQHFGQLNAQQKNSLAQAIQELTIRYDNVFNCSFPYSMGWHNAPANEENNSHWRLHAHFYPPLLRSATVKKHMVGYEMLAESQRDLTAETAANILRKASTTHYKKEQACGK
- a CDS encoding DeoR/GlpR family transcriptional regulator — its product is MALNQRQTELIDLIHEKGFITIDELVQIFKVTPQTIRRDLNSLAQLGVIIRHHGGAESISTTENTSYQSRKILNLEAKESIAKELVKMIPNGSSLFINIGTTTETIARALLNHSALNIVTNNIHVATILSAKEDFTVIIAAGEVRHRDGGIIGEATCDFMSQFQMDFGIIGISGISNDGSLLDFDLREVKVAQAIINNSTNVLLAADHSKFGRNAMIKQGNIAQINHLFTDQEPPEAIKEILKNNAIATHII